A genomic region of Capnocytophaga canimorsus contains the following coding sequences:
- a CDS encoding outer membrane beta-barrel protein, with protein MKNIYLFLMLFLPWLVLAQNDKFTYGVKGGSAFSNLGTDSNGGSPRIKWTYFFGGFAEYRHNEKFAFQAELLYNRIRSNYRPPYDGRRRAYAYNKDIRLQSIVMPLSIKYYEGKSAAFVVGMNMGYIARATAQSDKITNFYGTHDSFGPITTQKQIITNNIKNTYLTAFIGLEHHFSNRIFIEARLHLFGSSISKDDEKRFTPIIDHFIGVGYKF; from the coding sequence ATGAAAAATATTTACTTGTTTCTGATGTTGTTTTTGCCTTGGTTGGTATTGGCACAAAATGATAAATTTACGTATGGTGTAAAAGGAGGATCAGCATTTTCTAATTTAGGAACGGACTCTAATGGTGGCAGTCCTCGTATTAAATGGACGTATTTTTTTGGTGGATTTGCGGAGTATCGCCATAATGAGAAATTTGCTTTTCAGGCTGAATTACTATACAATCGGATACGTTCTAATTATCGTCCGCCCTATGATGGTAGGCGAAGAGCCTATGCTTATAACAAAGATATTCGTTTGCAAAGTATAGTAATGCCTTTGTCAATTAAGTATTACGAAGGCAAAAGCGCTGCTTTCGTAGTGGGAATGAATATGGGGTATATCGCTCGTGCAACAGCACAATCGGATAAAATCACCAATTTTTACGGCACTCACGATAGTTTCGGACCCATAACTACTCAAAAGCAAATCATTACAAACAATATCAAAAACACGTATTTGACAGCTTTTATAGGGTTAGAGCACCATTTTTCAAATCGTATATTTATTGAGGCTCGTTTGCATTTGTTCGGTTCAAGCATTTCCAAAGATGATGAAAAACGTTTTACCCCTATTATTGATCATTTTATCGGTGTCGGATACAAATTTTAA
- a CDS encoding DNA methyltransferase — MWSNVGETVFTPFLGIGSEVYEAVKLGRKGIGIELKDKYFETAVRNVNKVLEGQKQLALF; from the coding sequence ATGTGGAGTAATGTTGGTGAGACGGTTTTTACTCCGTTTTTAGGGATTGGTAGTGAAGTTTATGAGGCTGTAAAACTTGGAAGAAAAGGCATCGGAATAGAACTCAAAGACAAGTACTTTGAAACGGCCGTAAGAAATGTAAATAAAGTTTTAGAAGGTCAAAAACAATTGGCTTTGTTTTAA
- a CDS encoding YopX family protein, whose protein sequence is MQREIKFRGFSKRFIPNEWFYGDLVNYIGEKYILPEGQDVWDIIGDGVEVHSESVGQFTGLYDKNGKEIYEGDILAPISKVSFYYVGFESGMFCIYNNLGRWATMERGIEIYKELNIDFEIIGNIYENPELLK, encoded by the coding sequence ATGCAACGAGAAATAAAATTTAGAGGATTTTCCAAAAGGTTTATACCCAATGAATGGTTTTATGGGGATTTAGTCAATTACATAGGCGAAAAATACATTTTACCTGAAGGACAAGATGTGTGGGATATTATTGGAGACGGCGTAGAGGTTCACTCGGAATCGGTAGGACAATTCACAGGACTTTATGATAAAAATGGTAAAGAGATTTATGAGGGTGACATTTTAGCTCCTATTTCAAAAGTGTCGTTTTATTATGTTGGTTTTGAAAGTGGAATGTTCTGCATTTACAATAATTTAGGAAGATGGGCGACAATGGAAAGAGGTATTGAAATTTACAAAGAATTAAATATTGATTTTGAAATCATCGGCAACATTTACGAAAACCCCGAGTTATTGAAGTAA
- a CDS encoding DUF4373 domain-containing protein — MARPNKQGLDYFPLDVGVFEDEKMLAISGEFAVKGEIIVLRLLCEIYRNGYFVEFSELLKNKLARLGGLSGGLIEEVVKQLVKYGFFDGSLFSEYNILTSKNIQKTYLEATKRRKEIDISQFWLLNGVNANINNTSSGVNVNINLNSLNIWQELKSIHFNFTK, encoded by the coding sequence ATGGCACGACCAAATAAACAAGGATTAGATTATTTCCCTTTGGACGTTGGTGTTTTCGAAGATGAGAAAATGTTGGCTATCTCGGGGGAGTTCGCTGTAAAGGGCGAGATAATCGTGTTGCGACTGCTTTGTGAAATTTACCGAAACGGGTATTTCGTGGAGTTTTCGGAACTTTTAAAAAACAAATTGGCAAGGCTCGGCGGGTTATCTGGTGGGCTTATTGAGGAGGTTGTCAAGCAACTTGTTAAATACGGGTTCTTCGATGGGTCTTTATTTAGTGAGTATAATATTTTGACAAGTAAAAATATTCAAAAAACATATTTGGAAGCCACAAAAAGAAGAAAGGAAATCGATATTTCGCAGTTTTGGTTGCTGAACGGAGTTAATGCGAACATTAATAACACTTCAAGCGGAGTTAATGTAAACATTAATCTCAACAGCTTAAACATTTGGCAGGAATTGAAATCAATACATTTCAACTTCACGAAATGA
- a CDS encoding type II toxin-antitoxin system HicA family toxin, whose protein sequence is MKVSEMLRLLKEDGWFLHREGKKHSLYKHETKTGTVILPRHPATELKKGTEQSILKQAGLK, encoded by the coding sequence ATGAAGGTATCAGAAATGTTACGTCTTTTAAAAGAAGATGGTTGGTTTCTGCATAGAGAGGGTAAAAAGCACTCTCTATACAAGCACGAGACCAAAACAGGCACTGTGATTTTACCAAGACACCCAGCAACAGAGCTGAAGAAAGGTACAGAGCAGTCGATTCTGAAACAGGCGGGGCTTAAATAA
- a CDS encoding type II toxin-antitoxin system HicB family antitoxin has protein sequence MEIRLILEKSATGYSAYSEDLKGVATAGETIEEVKENFKEALDLQVDYLEEEGKTAEATELRNAKVAYYLDLNTFFEYYSLFNKSELAKYLGINPSHLRRLSGTNIELSEKKALQIQNGLHKLADDLKQICFA, from the coding sequence ATGGAAATTAGATTGATTTTAGAGAAATCGGCAACAGGATATTCTGCTTATTCTGAGGACTTGAAAGGTGTTGCAACCGCAGGGGAGACTATTGAAGAAGTAAAAGAAAACTTCAAAGAAGCACTTGATTTGCAAGTAGATTATTTAGAGGAAGAGGGAAAGACAGCAGAAGCTACCGAATTAAGAAATGCAAAGGTTGCTTATTACTTGGACTTGAATACATTTTTTGAATACTATTCCTTGTTCAATAAAAGCGAATTAGCAAAATATTTAGGAATAAATCCAAGTCATTTAAGACGCTTGTCAGGAACAAATATTGAATTATCAGAAAAGAAAGCCTTGCAAATCCAAAACGGATTACATAAATTAGCAGATGATTTAAAGCAAATATGTTTTGCTTAA
- a CDS encoding tyrosine-type recombinase/integrase: MLNIIHLIRSEYKSEYNLSLPKSEDMKPFRKPQIFPKIVSESPLSSFSDKQKQEIMAKYKRWYVYYYFRNKDGKMVKQPSIYYKLNQEYKEFDDRYKAFHRLRNVVEKLLKEGFSPYEGEEADNKYTCFSALDYALEIKKSIVKSTTFTDYESRVNQFKRYLKARGLHNSNIADITKKDINEYLNHILIKSSPRNRNNTLAVLSAVFSTLEEDELVTHNVTDKIKKLQAKPERNKTYTKTQQNEVFTLMEQKDKDLLLFVKFVSYNFLRPIEVCRLQVKDIDFADAKMNLRSKNKLVKIKIIPEILMKEIQHFKDLNPDFYLFAPNGANHWATDETNKRDYWSKRFKKVKDELGLGKDYGLYSFRHTFITKLYRELRTQYGQMETYDKLMLITGHTTLNALQQYLRDIDAELPEDYSHLLK; the protein is encoded by the coding sequence ATGTTGAATATTATCCATTTAATCCGTAGTGAGTATAAAAGCGAGTATAACCTCTCTTTACCAAAATCCGAAGATATGAAGCCATTCCGAAAACCTCAAATATTTCCTAAAATCGTTTCGGAAAGTCCTTTGTCTTCTTTTTCAGACAAACAGAAGCAGGAAATTATGGCTAAGTACAAACGTTGGTATGTTTACTATTATTTCCGAAATAAAGACGGAAAAATGGTTAAACAGCCCTCAATCTACTATAAACTCAATCAGGAATATAAAGAGTTTGATGATAGGTATAAAGCTTTTCATCGGCTGCGAAATGTAGTAGAAAAACTTTTGAAAGAGGGCTTTTCTCCCTACGAGGGCGAAGAAGCAGACAATAAATACACTTGCTTTTCGGCTTTGGATTATGCTCTCGAAATCAAAAAAAGCATCGTTAAATCAACTACTTTTACTGATTACGAAAGCCGTGTAAACCAATTCAAAAGGTATTTAAAAGCACGAGGATTACATAACTCAAATATTGCAGATATTACTAAAAAAGATATTAACGAGTATTTAAATCACATACTCATCAAATCCAGTCCAAGAAACCGAAATAATACTCTTGCTGTATTGAGTGCTGTTTTTTCAACTTTGGAAGAAGACGAGCTTGTAACACACAATGTAACCGATAAAATCAAAAAACTACAAGCTAAACCTGAACGCAACAAAACCTATACCAAAACCCAACAAAATGAGGTGTTTACACTTATGGAGCAAAAGGATAAGGATTTGCTTCTGTTTGTGAAATTCGTATCCTACAATTTTTTACGTCCTATTGAAGTATGCCGTCTCCAAGTAAAAGATATTGATTTTGCAGATGCTAAGATGAATCTTCGTTCCAAAAATAAATTAGTCAAAATCAAAATCATTCCTGAAATTCTGATGAAAGAAATTCAGCATTTCAAAGATTTAAACCCAGATTTCTATCTTTTTGCACCAAACGGAGCAAATCATTGGGCTACCGACGAAACCAATAAAAGGGATTATTGGAGTAAGCGTTTTAAAAAAGTAAAAGACGAATTAGGTTTAGGCAAGGATTATGGGCTGTATTCGTTTCGTCATACGTTTATTACAAAGCTATATCGAGAACTCCGAACCCAATACGGACAAATGGAAACTTATGATAAACTAATGCTCATCACAGGGCACACAACGCTGAATGCTTTGCAGCAATACCTACGTGATATTGACGCTGAACTTCCTGAGGATTATAGTCATTTATTGAAATAA
- a CDS encoding IMPACT family protein translates to MNDTYKTIDTSVEEIVFKEKSSKFLGYAFPVKSEDEVKKHLENVKKVHHAARHWCYAWRLGNGTTQKHRANDDGEPNNSAGIPIYGQIQSFELTDILVIVVRYFGGIKLGVGGLVQAYKTTAQLTLEKVQIVEKRITKTIIISFDYKNMNKVMRVVKERNLQVSKQILVEKCTLYIDVAFSEAEQIVSVFETIYELDVCMN, encoded by the coding sequence ATGAATGATACTTACAAAACCATAGATACTTCCGTAGAAGAAATTGTATTTAAGGAAAAAAGCAGTAAGTTTTTAGGATATGCTTTTCCTGTAAAATCAGAAGATGAGGTAAAGAAGCATCTAGAAAATGTTAAAAAAGTACATCACGCGGCACGACATTGGTGCTATGCTTGGCGATTAGGGAATGGTACAACGCAAAAACATCGCGCTAATGACGATGGAGAACCTAATAATTCGGCAGGTATTCCTATTTATGGGCAAATTCAATCCTTTGAATTAACGGATATTTTAGTGATTGTTGTACGATACTTTGGAGGTATTAAGTTAGGCGTTGGAGGTTTAGTTCAAGCTTACAAAACTACTGCTCAACTTACTTTGGAAAAAGTTCAGATTGTTGAAAAGCGAATCACTAAAACGATTATAATTTCTTTCGATTATAAAAATATGAATAAAGTGATGCGTGTAGTAAAAGAAAGGAATCTTCAAGTTTCAAAACAAATTTTGGTAGAAAAATGTACACTTTACATTGATGTGGCATTTAGTGAAGCTGAGCAAATCGTTTCTGTTTTTGAAACTATTTATGAGTTAGATGTATGTATGAATTGA
- the ribD gene encoding bifunctional diaminohydroxyphosphoribosylaminopyrimidine deaminase/5-amino-6-(5-phosphoribosylamino)uracil reductase RibD yields MATHEFFMQRCIQLAKNGLGSTYPNPLVGSVIVYQGKIIGEGWHKKSGEAHAEVCAINAVKDKSLLAESTIYVNLEPCSHYGKTPPCADLIVEKGIKRVVIGSVDPFSEVAGKGIEKLQNSGIQTLVGVLNKESLALNKRFFTFHNLKRPYIILKWAETQDGFIAPQQRQSTSPQWITNSYSRQWVHRLRSVEQSILIGTQTALDDNPKLDSRDWAGTSPLRIIIDRELKIPRNFSVWNEQIPTLFLSEKEQKNTQNTEIVRIDFSKNLPKQVCNLLYQKNKQSLIVEGGTHVIQQFIDADLWDEAWVFTGDNHFVLGKKAPTLYTKTFEKRLQIENDSLVIYKNPKL; encoded by the coding sequence ATGGCTACACACGAATTTTTTATGCAACGATGTATTCAATTGGCTAAAAACGGTTTAGGATCAACTTACCCTAATCCGTTGGTGGGTAGCGTTATTGTTTATCAAGGGAAAATTATCGGAGAAGGTTGGCACAAAAAATCAGGAGAAGCCCACGCAGAGGTATGTGCCATCAATGCAGTCAAAGACAAATCATTATTGGCAGAAAGTACCATTTATGTCAATTTGGAGCCGTGTAGCCATTACGGGAAAACGCCTCCCTGTGCTGATTTAATTGTAGAAAAAGGAATCAAAAGAGTGGTTATAGGTAGTGTTGACCCTTTTTCAGAAGTTGCAGGAAAAGGAATTGAAAAATTACAAAATTCAGGAATTCAGACACTTGTAGGTGTATTAAACAAAGAATCTTTAGCCTTAAACAAGCGTTTTTTTACATTTCATAATTTAAAGCGTCCATATATTATCTTGAAATGGGCAGAAACCCAAGATGGATTTATAGCTCCGCAACAAAGGCAAAGCACTTCACCTCAATGGATTACTAATTCGTATTCTCGACAATGGGTTCATCGTTTAAGAAGTGTTGAGCAAAGTATTTTAATAGGAACGCAAACTGCTTTGGATGACAATCCTAAGTTGGATTCTCGCGACTGGGCTGGAACTTCTCCACTGCGGATAATCATAGACCGAGAGCTAAAAATTCCAAGAAATTTTTCAGTTTGGAATGAACAAATTCCGACACTATTTCTTTCCGAAAAAGAGCAAAAAAATACTCAAAATACTGAAATCGTACGTATTGATTTCTCAAAAAATCTACCCAAACAAGTGTGTAATTTATTATACCAAAAAAACAAACAAAGCCTCATCGTGGAAGGAGGAACGCACGTCATACAACAGTTTATTGATGCTGATTTATGGGATGAAGCTTGGGTTTTTACCGGGGATAATCATTTCGTTTTAGGTAAAAAAGCACCTACTTTATACACAAAAACTTTTGAAAAGAGACTGCAAATAGAAAACGATAGTTTAGTGATTTACAAAAATCCGAAGTTATGA
- the prmC gene encoding peptide chain release factor N(5)-glutamine methyltransferase encodes MNLKIFQAYLHQKLSAIYTADEIRNFYFLLLEFYAKKTKVEVLLSPDFELSERIKTQILSASDRLITQEPIQYILGETEFFGNRFLVDRHVLIPRQETEELVDWILTSIPQNKAISILDIGCGSGAIAISLAKALPKSKVEAWDISEEALVKARENALLNQVTICLSQVDILHTQKLTKKYDVIVSNPPYVRYCEKQEMQRNVLDYEPHLALFVSDENPLIFYEKITELAKKSLNDNGQLFFEINQYLSKDTLKMLENKDFKPILRNDLNGNPRMIRAVL; translated from the coding sequence ATGAACTTAAAAATATTTCAAGCATATCTTCATCAAAAACTATCGGCTATTTATACCGCTGATGAAATTCGGAATTTCTACTTTTTATTACTTGAATTTTATGCTAAGAAAACAAAAGTTGAAGTGCTTTTATCTCCTGATTTTGAGCTATCAGAGCGTATTAAAACCCAGATTTTAAGTGCTTCGGATAGACTCATAACCCAAGAACCTATACAATATATTTTAGGCGAAACCGAGTTTTTTGGCAATCGTTTTTTGGTAGACCGTCACGTACTTATTCCTCGTCAGGAAACCGAAGAGTTGGTGGACTGGATACTTACCTCTATACCTCAAAATAAGGCTATTTCCATTTTAGATATCGGTTGCGGAAGTGGCGCTATTGCAATTTCTTTGGCAAAGGCTTTGCCTAAATCAAAGGTAGAGGCTTGGGATATTTCTGAAGAAGCCTTAGTTAAAGCTCGTGAAAATGCCCTTTTAAATCAAGTTACTATTTGTCTTTCGCAAGTAGATATTCTTCACACCCAAAAATTAACAAAAAAATATGATGTGATTGTTTCTAATCCTCCATACGTTCGCTATTGTGAGAAACAAGAAATGCAGCGTAATGTTTTGGATTATGAACCTCATTTGGCTCTTTTCGTTTCTGATGAAAATCCACTCATTTTCTATGAGAAAATCACTGAACTTGCTAAAAAATCACTGAACGATAACGGACAATTATTTTTTGAAATCAACCAATATCTAAGCAAAGACACTCTTAAAATGCTGGAAAATAAAGATTTTAAACCCATATTAAGAAATGATTTAAACGGAAATCCACGAATGATACGAGCAGTTTTGTAA
- a CDS encoding DUF4293 domain-containing protein yields the protein MIQRIQTLYMLVVVILAGVLPLFFALYTQANVKVYAYTHDILSGGLFAISAILAIVAIFGYKKRQNQFVFNRLNILINLTLLGVFVYRMLTSSGESQISEKGVGIFLPILSIVFLFLANKAIYRDEKLVKSADRLR from the coding sequence ATGATTCAAAGAATACAAACCCTTTATATGCTTGTTGTTGTCATCTTGGCTGGCGTTTTGCCTTTGTTTTTTGCTCTCTATACACAAGCCAATGTAAAGGTATATGCCTATACACACGACATTTTGAGTGGAGGGCTATTCGCCATTTCGGCTATATTGGCTATTGTGGCTATATTTGGGTATAAAAAAAGACAAAATCAATTTGTATTCAATCGATTGAATATACTTATTAATCTTACTTTACTAGGAGTATTTGTATATCGAATGCTAACCTCATCTGGAGAAAGTCAAATTTCTGAGAAAGGTGTTGGGATTTTTCTACCGATTCTTTCTATCGTTTTTTTGTTTTTAGCCAATAAGGCTATCTATCGGGACGAAAAACTTGTAAAATCTGCAGACCGATTACGATAA
- the ftsY gene encoding signal recognition particle-docking protein FtsY: protein MALNFFKNIFSKEKKETLDKGLEKSKNSFFDKLTKAVAGKSKVDEDVLDDLEEVLIASDVGVNTTLKIIDRIEARVAKDKYLGTSELNQILREEIAGLLSETQSGEETDFLIPYNKKPYVMMVVGVNGAGKTTTIGKLAHQFHKKGYKVILGAADTFRAAAIDQLQVWAERVGVPIVKQQIGSDPASVAYDTLSSAVAQNADVVIIDTAGRLHNKINLMNELTKVKRVMQKVIPDAPHDVLLVLDGSTGQNAFEQAKEFTKATEVSALAVTKLDGTAKGGVVIGISDQFQIPVKYIGVGEGIDDLQVFNKLEFVDSFFKK from the coding sequence ATGGCACTTAATTTTTTTAAAAACATATTCTCCAAAGAGAAAAAGGAAACTTTGGATAAAGGGCTTGAAAAATCAAAAAATAGTTTTTTTGACAAACTTACCAAAGCTGTAGCTGGAAAATCCAAAGTAGATGAAGATGTTTTAGATGATTTAGAAGAAGTGTTGATAGCCAGTGATGTAGGGGTAAACACAACCTTAAAAATCATCGACCGTATTGAAGCACGAGTTGCCAAAGACAAATATTTAGGCACAAGTGAGCTCAATCAAATTTTGAGAGAAGAAATTGCAGGACTACTCTCCGAAACCCAATCGGGAGAAGAAACCGACTTTCTTATTCCTTACAATAAGAAGCCTTACGTAATGATGGTTGTTGGTGTAAATGGTGCTGGAAAAACAACTACCATAGGTAAGCTTGCTCATCAATTTCACAAAAAAGGTTATAAAGTAATTTTAGGGGCTGCTGATACTTTTCGAGCCGCTGCTATTGACCAGCTACAAGTTTGGGCGGAGCGTGTGGGCGTACCCATTGTTAAGCAACAGATTGGAAGTGACCCCGCTTCAGTGGCTTATGATACATTATCATCTGCTGTGGCTCAAAATGCTGATGTAGTGATTATTGACACTGCTGGACGATTACACAATAAAATCAATCTGATGAACGAACTTACTAAGGTTAAACGTGTAATGCAAAAGGTTATCCCAGATGCTCCACACGATGTACTTTTGGTTTTAGATGGTTCTACAGGACAAAATGCTTTTGAACAAGCCAAAGAATTTACTAAAGCTACGGAAGTGAGTGCTTTGGCTGTTACTAAACTCGACGGCACAGCCAAGGGAGGCGTAGTTATTGGAATTTCTGATCAATTTCAAATTCCCGTAAAATATATTGGGGTAGGTGAAGGCATTGATGATTTACAAGTGTTTAACAAACTTGAATTTGTGGATTCTTTCTTTAAAAAATAA
- a CDS encoding DUF4295 domain-containing protein — protein sequence MAKKTVATLQGKSKKLTKAIKMVKSPKTGAYTFVESVMSPELVDEFLKKK from the coding sequence ATGGCAAAGAAAACCGTAGCAACACTTCAGGGAAAATCTAAAAAATTGACAAAAGCCATTAAAATGGTAAAATCTCCTAAAACAGGTGCTTACACTTTCGTTGAAAGCGTGATGTCTCCTGAATTAGTTGATGAGTTTTTGAAGAAAAAATAA
- the rpmG gene encoding 50S ribosomal protein L33: protein MAKKGNRIQVIMECTEHKESGMPGTSRYITTKNKKNTPDRLELKKFNPILKKVTVHKEIK from the coding sequence ATGGCTAAGAAAGGAAATAGAATTCAAGTTATTATGGAATGTACAGAGCATAAAGAATCAGGTATGCCAGGTACATCTCGTTACATTACAACGAAAAACAAGAAAAATACACCTGATAGATTGGAGCTTAAAAAATTCAATCCTATCTTGAAGAAAGTGACAGTTCATAAAGAAATCAAATAA
- the rpmB gene encoding 50S ribosomal protein L28: MARVCEITGKKAMVGNNVSHAMNKTKRKFNVNLTKKRFYISEEDRWITLRVSTSAIKTINKKGIAAVLKEAKQNGFL, encoded by the coding sequence ATGGCAAGAGTTTGTGAAATTACAGGAAAGAAAGCAATGGTGGGAAACAATGTTTCACACGCAATGAACAAAACCAAGCGTAAATTCAACGTAAATTTAACTAAAAAGCGTTTCTACATTTCAGAAGAAGATCGTTGGATTACGTTACGAGTATCAACATCTGCAATCAAAACCATCAACAAAAAAGGAATTGCGGCTGTTTTGAAAGAAGCTAAACAAAATGGATTTTTATAA
- a CDS encoding fumarylacetoacetate hydrolase family protein has product MKIICVGKNYANHIQEMGGEKPKDIVLFIKPDTAIHNPELPFYIPDFTADLHHEVELVIKINQNGKHISEKFAHKYYDEITLGIDFTARDLQAQLKKEGLPWEKSKAFDGSAVVSSFLPKAQFGKAIGFSLNKNGVTVQQGNTADMIWNIDQIISQVSKFFTLRKGDFIFTGTPAGVGSVHSGDFLEGFLEGESVFSLRIK; this is encoded by the coding sequence ATGAAAATTATTTGTGTAGGAAAAAATTACGCAAACCATATACAAGAAATGGGCGGTGAAAAGCCTAAAGATATCGTGTTGTTTATCAAACCTGATACGGCAATTCATAATCCAGAACTTCCTTTTTATATCCCTGATTTTACGGCTGACCTACATCACGAGGTAGAATTAGTAATTAAAATCAACCAAAACGGAAAACACATTTCTGAAAAGTTCGCACATAAGTATTATGATGAAATTACACTTGGAATAGATTTTACAGCTCGTGATTTGCAAGCACAACTGAAAAAGGAAGGACTTCCTTGGGAAAAATCAAAAGCTTTTGATGGTTCGGCAGTTGTGAGTAGTTTTTTACCCAAAGCACAATTTGGTAAGGCAATAGGTTTTTCGTTAAATAAAAACGGAGTAACTGTACAGCAAGGCAATACCGCTGATATGATTTGGAATATTGACCAAATTATTAGCCAAGTTTCTAAGTTTTTTACCCTACGTAAAGGTGATTTTATCTTTACGGGTACCCCAGCTGGCGTTGGAAGCGTTCATTCGGGTGATTTTTTAGAAGGTTTTTTAGAAGGGGAAAGTGTGTTTTCCTTACGGATAAAATAA
- a CDS encoding 3'-5' exonuclease, with protein MELKLSKPICFFDLETTGTDITKDRIVEISILKVYPNGNKESKTWLVNPTIPIPKGASDVHGITNERVANEPTFKELAKTIHNMIKDSDLAGYNSDRFDIPLLAEEMLRADVDFDLGNRVTVDVQTIFHKMEQRTLSAAYKFYCGKTLDNAHSAAADTNATYEILKSQLNRYSELENDMKKLSEFTTRKQAVDFAGFIALNDKNETIFTFGKHKGRKVEEILEEEPGYFGWILNADFPLYTKKVLTAIKLKGFSK; from the coding sequence ATGGAACTAAAACTATCAAAACCGATTTGTTTCTTCGATTTGGAAACCACTGGAACTGACATTACTAAAGACCGCATTGTTGAAATCTCCATACTAAAAGTATATCCCAATGGGAATAAAGAAAGTAAAACGTGGTTGGTAAATCCTACAATTCCGATACCCAAAGGAGCAAGTGATGTACACGGAATTACCAACGAACGCGTAGCCAACGAACCCACTTTCAAGGAACTTGCCAAAACCATTCATAATATGATTAAAGACTCGGACTTGGCGGGTTACAATTCCGACCGCTTCGATATTCCTCTTTTAGCGGAAGAAATGCTCCGTGCCGACGTCGATTTTGATTTAGGAAACCGCGTAACGGTAGATGTACAAACCATCTTCCACAAAATGGAACAACGCACCCTGAGTGCCGCTTATAAGTTCTACTGCGGAAAAACGCTGGACAATGCGCACTCGGCAGCAGCGGACACCAATGCCACCTATGAGATACTAAAATCACAACTCAACCGATACAGCGAACTCGAAAACGATATGAAAAAACTCAGCGAGTTCACCACTCGAAAACAAGCGGTGGACTTTGCCGGATTTATTGCCCTGAACGACAAAAACGAAACCATTTTCACCTTCGGAAAGCATAAGGGCAGAAAAGTAGAAGAAATACTGGAAGAAGAGCCTGGTTACTTCGGCTGGATTTTAAATGCTGACTTTCCACTCTACACCAAAAAGGTACTAACAGCCATCAAACTAAAAGGATTTTCAAAATAA